CCATTTTATGTTGGATATATATCACCTCCCACATCGATTGTACATGGCTTCTAAAGGGGGTCATATGGTCACCCCCagcacacacacacaaaaagaaCTGGGATTCTTTCTCACAGTATCACGTATTGGTCCTTTCTCATAATCATTTTCTTTGCATTCTGGTCagtgtttattatatatttgttttattgCTTTGGAGCTACCAACTCCAGCTTTATGCCAGCATCTCAGTCTGTTGAGCTTACTCTCTCTGTTTCAAACCCCCATTCTTATTTTCTTGAACTTGTCTCTCATTCCAAGTCCACTCTTTCAGCTGTTGAATCTTAGTGAGATCCTTAAAATTTAGTCGAGAGTAAAACaagaaaatctaaaaataaataagtaatctTAAGTACATGTTTAAATCTGTAAATGATTTTGGATTATTTACCTATTCTTTAAGATTTTGGTTTGGATACTATATTCTTTCACATTTTGTCATGCCACATTTTCTTCGCATTCTGGTAGTACATATTAGATCATTCTGATTCAGGCAGCAGAAATCTAAATCTAAAGCTAGAAATCTTGTCAAAGTATTTCCAAAGAAAAATGTTCAATACTCATTTCAAAAACTTtcttgatttaaatttttttttcaacCTGTTTCTAGAAAGTTACTCCCTCTATTcaatattaagtgaatttttggggattttttcattgttcaaaataattgaattattcaaagttcaagataaatgtttgaaattttttcCATATTTGCCTTTTCCTTTAATGAAGTTTATATTTTCAAGGAATTAAATTGCACTACTTGGGAAAAAACAAAAGGCAATAGTGAAAAATATGGTTTAAATTATGTCCTGAAATGTTTTTCTTAATGGGTGTGCATTGcctcacaaattcacttaatatggaatagagggaaTATGTCACTGGTAAAAAACAACCTATTGTAAACTGTTTTGGAGGGAATTGTAAAGCCTCAACAATTATAACCATGTTGAAGTTTGCTTGATAACTGATAAATTCCAGACCTTTAATTAAATCATTACGCATATTGCAATTTATAGGCAAGGTGCTCCAAGAAAAAGAGCTGGTGCTCCCACGGGTGTCAAAGGTCGAGCAAGGTCAAGACTAGAAGAGTCATTTTACCAAAATCCTTATCCAGAGTGTATATGCAGTTCAAGAACCagagtaagaaaataaaagggGTACTGCTTGTCAGCTTCCAGCCAGCAGGTCTCTATTGTTCTCAGTCATCTAAATTTCTGAAATCATATATTTTCTACCATCTTATTTGGTTTCAGTTTCTCTGTTCCTAATTATTTGTTGGCCAATTTAGCTaacttttgttttctttaaaCTAGTGATTAAGTATCTTGGTACATATGCATTATGATTCTCTTGTCCATCTTTCACCCACTCCTCGGTTTCTCTTCCACCAATTCTTTTTTCATTACTCATCTTTGTAAACAAATGATGGTATATTGGAATTAATGAGCAAACCTGTTTATTGTCCTGGTAAATTGCTTCTGGGGTACCTAAATCTTCAAAATCATCTCTTCTTCCtagttttttaaatttttttatttatgaggATGATTCATTAAAGGCATCAAGAAGATACAAAAAAGAGAGCGTTAGCCCCAGTCTCTTCTTCCTAGTTTAATACAATATTCATGCCATCATATCCTTCTAGTTTATGGCATGATCTTTCCCAACAATGAGAATGAACATACCGTTTCTAATGGATTAAACATGAATTTCATAACAAtcataagaaaaaagaaaatattgtagTATACTCATGACATCATATCCTTCTAGTTTATTACATATAATAATCCTTGTATTTGCCCAACCAAAGATTAGACAACTGCACGATCATATTGGAGAATGAGAACGAGCATTCTCTTTCCAAAAGTGTAAGTTCAATCTTCAGACTCTGAAGGGTACTAGGTTAGGGTTTATTTGTTCAGGTATGGACCGTTGAGCTGGGAATTTGGGAAGGGCGCTAGCAATGCGCTTGGCTGTCTCAAGGTACTTTACATACTTGCAAATGAGGCCTTCTTTTGTAGCGCCTTCTCCATGGTTGTTCCCTTTAGTGTCGTGGCAACCTAGGTTAAACCCCTTCATTGGTGAGCCACAAAAATTGCAATTGTGATCTCTTCCCATGAGTGCCTCCTTGAAAGCTTTTTTCTGGAAAGTCCAAGCACCACTCTTCCAATTGAAATGGTACATAGGAAGGAACCTTTGTCCGTAAATGGCTATGAATTCCAATGCTGCTAGAATGAACTCAAATTCTTCCTTGGACATGTAGTAGGGGAAACTGACCCTTGTCCATCCAGGCTTCACTCCACTATAGCCCTGTTAAAAGACAGACAACTCATGTCAGACtatcaaataatatttatactGCCAACATGGATGGAATGTAGAAAACATAATTAGTGAACCACATTATGTGGAGACTCACCATCTCAATTGCATCTTTGAACGCAAGAGAGCGAGGTTCATCAACCTTGAGTAAGATATGCCCATAGGGTCCTGCACAAGCACACCCTCCTCTAGCTTGAATGCCAAATAGGTCATTAAGCAGCTTAGCGACAAAAGGACCGTGAAGGGGCTTATCTTTCTTGTTCCCTGTCTCTCTCCATAAGTAAAACTCATTGTCTTCACTATTGTCATCTCTTGATGAAGAGTAAGTTGTAGtataaataagaaaagaaagcaCAGCTTGTCTCTTGGCTGTTACATTTCCCAAAACCCATATGTTAGGATTGGGTAGAAGCCTTTGTAGTGCAAGTTCAATGTAGGTGTGCTCCATTCTTTCAATTACTTTGTGACTTATGAACTCTTTCACCCAAAATGCAAGTGCTGTTCTCACTTTCTGAATGATTGGTGGTGTTCCAGCATCTTCCCTTTCTTCAATGTTCTCCACATAGAGTGTGTCCtggtaattttattatatttcaagAATCTTTTAGCTTCAGAATTATCATGAGAGCCAAGCagaagattaaaagaaaattaaaacacaCAAGGATGGAAACTTTTAAAAAGCAGTTGAATTTCTCAACTATAGTCAAAAGAAACTTAATTATAATTTCTTGaaccaatatttattttaaaatgacgtATTTATCCTTTTATGAGTCTATTAGAAACCATCTCTTTATCTcgcaaaggtaggggtaaggtctgcatagATCTTACTCTTCGGATATGTTGGTGTATGACTTATTTATCCTTTAAATATCTAGACTTGTAATGGAAGAAGAGAGAGAGCATGCGCTTACTTGGTTGTTGGAAGTCATGTCACGGTGCCACTAAATCTAAAGTcgaatcaaaaaaattattgtaagtACAAGAATTTTGCCTGTCTGAATTCTTTGTTGACTTATTTAGGCTGCTTATCATCTGTCCCAAGTATGTGTtggttttaaaaaaaggaaaatgacaAGAACCCCGTGACATCAATAAATGGCAGTCAAAGTCATCCATCAAGCTCTTTGGACAAATTGCGCAAAGTACAAAGTTTCACAATTGACACAAATACAGCAAAGATGAATAGGAAAGAAAGGACAACACAAATACTTCCATTATAAATCCAAAATTCATTACCTTTTCATTGAAGGGGTTGACAAAATCAACAGTACCACCCCCACAAGTAGATGGAGGTGAAGTCCTCAATCTATAGAGTGCTTTATTCATTACAAGAATTCCAGGTGTGCCTGGACCTCCAAGAAACTTATGAGGACTAATAAAAACAGCATCATATCCATCTATTTCTCCTGATCTCATCTCTATTTTTGCATATGGAGCACTACAACATCACaacaaattaaaaatgataCACAAAATTAGTcatatattttcttgatataCTCAGTATTATCAGTATATAGAAGTCAAACTCAATTAGCATACCTTGCTGCAAAGTCAAAGCAAGCAAATGCTCCATTTTTATGAAGAAGACGAGCGATGGCTCTTGTATCAGAATAAGTCCCAGTAACATTACTACAAGCTGAGAATGAACCCAACATTGGTCTATTCGTAGACTTGTAGAACTCAAGCTGAACCCTTAAAGCTTCCATGTCGACAAGGCCATTTTCGTCTAATCCAATTTCCACAACCTCAGCTAAACTTTGTCTCCATGAAAGGATGTTTGAGTGATGTTCATAAGGTCCAACAAAGACAACCCATCTCTCTTTGGTTTCGTTACGAAAGCATTTTGTGAGTACTTTTTCTCTTAGGACTGAAGGGACAGAAATGGCCATGATTTCTTGGAGCCTTTTAATGGCAGCAGTAGAACCAGAACCACAAAATATAATTgcatcttcttctcctcctcctaagcatttcttcacGTAAGCTGCTGCTTCATGCACTATTTTTGTTGTTTGGTATCCCACGTGACTATCACTGGTATGACTATTACCTGtatcaaataaaagaaagactTTTCAATCTTGTggtcctaaattaaagttatgtcaaatatttcaaaatgccctttaatcttgtcgtcttaaacatgtcacgtgAAAACTGAAATTAAAGTGttgtcaaaaaaagaaaaaaaaaattattctttttgaaatagaCGAAAAAGGAAAATAcgtcatttttttttgaaacggTGAGAGTATAAAATTAAGGAAAACGAACGTACCATAGAAAGGAAGGACGTTATTGATGATATAGTTTTCGATGTAGTGAAGACATCTTCCAGAGGCAGTATGATCAGCATAAGTTAGCCTACGTTTCCCAAATGGCGTATCGAAATCGGCATTCTCACCAATAATCTGAGAACGCAGCCATGAAAGTTTCTTTTCAGCAGATTCACTCTTAGAAATATTAGACTTTTCTAACAAATGAAATGATTCAATTCTACTCCTCAAATCTTCATGTGAAGCAATTGAAGAAGTAGCACTAGAATTATTATAATTAGAACTAATATTACTTCCAATACTAGTGTACTTTTTTCCCTTATTATTGTGGTCTATTATTTGAGTTTCCCTCAATATTAGTTGCCCCAAATCCATGTTAAAAGCACACAGAAAATTAAAGaggagaaaaaagaaatataggCTAAGGTTTTAGAGGTAggaataattattataaaaatggaTAATAATTTAGTGTGTGTTTGAGATGATGGAAAGTGGAGGGTATTTATAGGAGAAATTATGATGAGGAGATAATTTAATTTGTGTTGGTCAATTAAAATTAGCGGGATAATGATGATTGAGGAGATAAACTAGGGGATATAAACGTTACTTTATATTCtgcaaaatatttaaaattatatgtgtatatatatattaaggatGCGTTTGgtacgaaagaaaataatttttgaaatataagtgattttttttttacgttcggtaattatattttaagagtATTTATATGTGATCTAGCAATTTTCTCTGAGGTGGAATGGGATGGGGATGGGGatcggggggggggggattcAGGGGTGGCCGCCGGGAGACAATgaatttaggatgttacttatGAAATTTGTTTTCTCTACTTCTATTAGGAAAttcatttttctaatttttcagGAACATATTTTCCAAAACTTttgaccaaccaaacatgaaatATTAActatttttcttcataccaaacacaccctaagtaagagtattttttaaactaGTACGAAAATTTTGACCATGTATTGTTTAATTCAATCTAGCAACAAAATTTTGATTGGTCAATTACAATTAACAGGGACAAAGTTTACTTAACCTTTAGtgtaattcttttttcttttttttttgtggagaaAATGACCTCGTCGTGATCATTTACAATTCTCAAAATGTTTTTTTAGTGTGTATTCTGTGGATTTTTTTAGTATGTATTTTGTGGAAAATATATACAATGTGACTTCACTTCCAATTAcaagtaatttaaaatattataaattatgtaaaaaatatatatttcaatgAGAGTATATACATCTATGGGATGaagaagttaatttttttttccaacgtCCATTTTGGTCAAATGGATGGCGCCTCAAATTAGCCGCAACGCGTAATAATGGATTAAAAACCAACAAAGTGGAAGTCAtaattagaagaaaaataataaaagtaattGAAGTTGTAGACAATAAAATTCGAGtcgagaaaataataatcaagactGAAAAATATCGCAATAAATGTACTATTTGATTTCAAGATATGAGCGTTACAATTTCTGTTAATCTTCTGATTCGTCTTTTcgaatataaattca
This Solanum dulcamara chromosome 1, daSolDulc1.2, whole genome shotgun sequence DNA region includes the following protein-coding sequences:
- the LOC129900879 gene encoding uncharacterized protein LOC129900879, which codes for MDLGQLILRETQIIDHNNKGKKYTSIGSNISSNYNNSSATSSIASHEDLRSRIESFHLLEKSNISKSESAEKKLSWLRSQIIGENADFDTPFGKRRLTYADHTASGRCLHYIENYIINNVLPFYGNSHTSDSHVGYQTTKIVHEAAAYVKKCLGGGEEDAIIFCGSGSTAAIKRLQEIMAISVPSVLREKVLTKCFRNETKERWVVFVGPYEHHSNILSWRQSLAEVVEIGLDENGLVDMEALRVQLEFYKSTNRPMLGSFSACSNVTGTYSDTRAIARLLHKNGAFACFDFAASAPYAKIEMRSGEIDGYDAVFISPHKFLGGPGTPGILVMNKALYRLRTSPPSTCGGGTVDFVNPFNEKDTLYVENIEEREDAGTPPIIQKVRTALAFWVKEFISHKVIERMEHTYIELALQRLLPNPNIWVLGNVTAKRQAVLSFLIYTTTYSSSRDDNSEDNEFYLWRETGNKKDKPLHGPFVAKLLNDLFGIQARGGCACAGPYGHILLKVDEPRSLAFKDAIEMGYSGVKPGWTRVSFPYYMSKEEFEFILAALEFIAIYGQRFLPMYHFNWKSGAWTFQKKAFKEALMGRDHNCNFCGSPMKGFNLGCHDTKGNNHGEGATKEGLICKYVKYLETAKRIASALPKFPAQRSIPEQINPNLVPFRV